GACCGCGCGATCGAAGGCATTCACGCGTAAAGATGTGGAGATGGACGAGAAGCTGAGGTGTCTGCTGACGAAGCGCGCCAAGTATCTCGAGTTGATAGAGAACGAGAAGCGGCAGATAGCCGAGCTTAACGAGCAGATCGGCAAGGTTGCTGGTATTGCCAATGTCGAATTTTAGATCTACATTGACATAAATGCGCGAATAGTTTGACTAACGTTTCGAAAATCGAAAATTTCTCGAGGCATCAATAAATGTAGGACGGATTATTTGATGCGCGAGACTACAATGTTTCGCGATGTCGCGGGTAATCGATAACGAATGAAAGCGTAATTAGTGTCACGAGAGATCGTCTTTATAAGCGTATATACAAGTAAAGAGAAATATCACTTTCATCCCGCGACGTCTCACATTTACGACATGTAAGAACGTTTGTTGCAGCTTTCGAAGGATGTCACGAGCATGAAGATGAAAGTGCGCACCGACCTGCAATCACGGGAGATAGCGGCGCAGCACAGTAAGACGATACTCATGCTGGAGAACCGGGCGGAGGTGGCCACAAAGAGGTTCAACCTGGTGATAGCGGAGAACGCGAAGCTGCGCGCCGAGATCGAGACCATGTTGAAGGCGCGGGCGCAGTTCATGGTGATGTGGAACAAGCTGACCGGCCAACTGAACACCGGCAAGCAGATCATCAACGACCTGATCGAGCAGGCGACGGTTACGTTCAATCAGCGGGACGAGGAGCTCAACAAGATCCAGGCGCTTCGCGAGAGGTATGGGAAGACGCGCGATGCTTTTTCCGCGTCGTTGATCGGCGCCGATACACCGTGAAATGCGATCCACGCGAGCGTAAGACGCCGGCGATTTGCGCGCGCGACATCGACGACTACTTGCAGAGCCGCGAAAGTGGAAATCTTCGCGACTAAAATCGTTGTCCCCATAATCCAGATggttttttctaataataactACACGAGATCTAGTCGCGCAGTTTCGGCCTGGAATGGCTGTCCAATGTCGTCGTTGTCTCCGAATTAGAAACTCGGAGAGCAATGATCGGCCAAGCCAGTGGCGCATGGAATTTCCGCCGTTCGCGATTTCCGTCCGATTATCGTAACAACTTCTTGATCTATTCGGTCGCGGTGCGAATTTGCGTAATTTTCTTGCTGGTCGAAGGCGAGACATTCCGGGATGAGCTGGACCATGAATCGACGAGGCGGGAATTGTCTGTTCGCAGAGGGATAAGGGACCTGAAGAACCACACGTCGGAGATGTGCGAATTGAAGAGGACTTTGGACAACGAGATGAAGCTGCAGGAGTTCCTCGGCGTGAAGGGACAGTTTCGCGAGATGGTCGATCTGAACGCGAAAAGGAAAGCCGAGAGGCAGGCCAGACGGGAGGAGAAGCAGAACAAGATAGCGGCCTTCACGCAAATCTTGCAGACGATCAAACAATTCACCGGTACCGTAAAACAGCCTTTTACTTAGAATAATGGgacgattttattttcaagagcGCATTCTCTCGTTGTAAAATCGGATTTTCTCACGGAACTCCCAAGCTTGCCCTAGTTTTGCACGTGTAACAATTGAAGGGTTTCCTTATAAAAAGCAAGCAAatctaaaaagttaaattttcagaaaacaaaatactttatctTTAAATCGTTGCCagataattagaataaaaaaatgtttaggttttttgattaatattgaggatttcttaaaaaatatagaataaaatatctttgagCTTGTTTGGAAATTTCtgatggaaatttttttacctatttatatttatatttctctatttGATTCTTTCCGGAACAAAATTGTTCATGATGTGACTAGATAGAAATTTgatgtcataatttttttttttttacaaacttatttagtttttttaaaaagttaaagatGTAGATGCATGTATTTTAACTGTTATTCGAtatttgaactttatagaTTACATTAATAACATTCAGTCTTGAGTTTAATACgacaataaacataaataaacagGCGAGCAAGAAATCGACAAGCTCACCGCGCACTTCATTAAGCAAGAGGAGGAAAATTTCGCGCTCTTCAATTACGTGAACGAGCTAAATGACGAGCTAGAGAGTCTGCAGGCGAGGATGGAACAGCTAACGGTGGCCATCGACGAGGCACGAGCCTTGAATGTACATCGCGACGAACAGCAGGCCGAGACTTTGGAAAAGATTACCAAGGAGTTGGAGAAACAGACAGCGCTAGCAGATGCTGCCGAAGAGAATCTTGCTCAGGTTAATGAGAGAAATGTTACAGTGGAAATTTCgtgttgaaattattttctcaaaacttgaaaacattattcaaaatgcaaaatattatcgTTGATCAAGAGAACAAGACACCagtcttaaaattttcattagcAAATTAACGCTCGCGCCTTTTAAGAATTATCTCGCCATCATCCTTGATCTCAATAAAACTGATTTATGGTTTCGATATATCCGCATAGCGACTCGGCAAACCGCAGTCCGATTGTCTAACCGGCGATTATTCATGCTTCATTCCAGTGCAACAACGTGATGGATAAGCTACTGCACGGGATCGACGGCCTCTTCAAGGCGATACATTGCGACAACTCGCcgattttagaattattaggCGACAACACCCAAGTTACCACAAGCAACGTCATGCTCTATTTAGGCATTATCGAGAAACAGATTACCGAAATGTTCCACAAGGTTTACTGGGTGGACAAGGAAAGCAAAGCTCCGCAGTTGCGGGTAGATGAAGAAAGGAAGCCCAGACTAAAAGTGCCTGCACTCAATCGCATCGTACCCACCCAACCCTGTGTCCTGTGAGTCCTTCTTCGTTATCCCTTCCAtgttcctttattttatttcatagacATTTAATCTTAAACGTAGCAGcctaatttttgtttgatgtTTAAAGTAGTTTAGCTCTTCTCCCGTCAAGTCAGATACACTTACAATAGATTCAATAACCAAGTAGATAATTAATCAGTGTATCAGtggaaatatattgttaatacatTCGGCGCTAAACACGTGTCGAGGATATTCGGGTCGCGTATCAACTTCATTTAACTACTTTAACCGTCTTCGGATGCAGCTGCGTGGAACAGGAGCAGATGCAGTTCGTTACGGAGGGCCTGGAAGTGCCGCTGACACGTGCCGAAGCCATGCAGAAGTTGCAACAAAGGCTCACGGAGGATTACACGGAGATGCTTCACAACGTGTCCGCCTGCCACTTACCGGCGGCTAGGAAGATTATGCAAAGACGTTATCAATAAAGTGAATTAACGACGAAGCATTTTCTTCACTAATTCGCAACGTGACCTTTCGCTAGCGATGTTTACGTGAAGTTTACGAGGATTCAGTTCACGAAGGAAGATCGCCAGATCGATACAAACTCCATAGCaacgtaaagaaaataataattgtgcgAATCGATTTTTGAgctgtaattatttaatttactctaactttgatatttatatatgtgtgtatattatatataaagagaaaaagaaatatgagcTACATTTTTTTACGCAGATAcaacttgaaacttttcattACTGAACGACGATGTTTCATTCATTCGCTTCGTCGTCGCTGCATCCGTCGTCTTCGCGGCACTGCAGAATCGTAATCAGCCGCGGTAATGATAGACACCTCTATTCGCAAGTGTGAGGCAAACCTTTCTCTTCTTCCCGCATCCTCTTCTTGACGGTCTTGATAATTCGCTTCAATTCAAGGACGGTGCGCTTGATGTGAATCAGCTGTTGCTCGACGTCCTCGCTGCTCACCTGTACGGGTATCTCTTTTCTCTTACAAATCTGCTGATAGATGTTCCAGCAGCAGGCCTTCACTTGCGTAAGCTCCAAGTTCTTCGCGGCGGCGGTCTCCTTTATCTTCGAGACGATCGTCTCCCATTTCAATGCCTCCGCTTTCGCCCAATCATATCTCGCTTGCAATTCCgccaatttattattcaatccCATCAATACTTGCGTTTTGGTTTCCGTTAAGTGATGCTGCACGTAACAAATATTACCTCTATAGCCTTTAGCTTTCATCTATCTTTCTTTTATCGAAGAAGCGTGAAGAGCAGAAAAAACACCATTTGaaaacagatatttaaaagccaagcaatattgtatacaaattcataaaaaagattcatataaaaaaactcaattgAAAATCGTACGGAGATGAAAATCAAACGGCAGATAAAAAAAGCGCCAGAAAAAGAGATAGATATctcaataaagtttatatgaaaatacttCAGGCTATTTGCAGAATGAAAATCAATAGCTCACATAGCTACGATgaaatcatattaatttatattaatatttaagtaatttaaataacttaaattaaaataatttaaaaaagataatgcgagtttgtaaaaaattatgatgatCCAAAATATAAGATGTGATAATTTGAACAATACTATTTCTGTTCCTTTCTTTTCCAGCATTTGAAGGTTCCTGTCTTGATGATCAGACAACGCTTGCCTGGCCTCGAGTAAAGTTTCGTAGCGATTAAAAATTTCGTTGATCGACTGAAATTCGCCCGTCTCGTTCACGACCCTGTCCAAGTAATTTTGGTACTTCCGGTATTCCCCTACGTATCGCTGCATTTTATCGCGCACGTCTCTCATATAGCGCAATTTCTGCTCCAATTCCTCGATctaataaaaaggaaatattatagttacacaatcgatatataaaatcttttttttttattttaagcaaCCGTTCGATTGAAATTAAGATCGCGAGGTCCGCTTCCTTAGAGTTCCTAGCCGTTCGTTTCCTTCATCGATCCCATACTTCTTGCTTGAATTTCTCCTGGCGTTCGTGCTCCTCCTTGATCTTCTGCTCGGCTCGCTCGCGCTTCTCGACGTTCTCCTTCACAAGCGTATTAAACTTTATGAGAGATTGCCGCAACTGCAACTGCTGTTTTCTCGCCTCCTGCCACTGCTCGTCCAAGCATTTACGTTTCATCTCCTGTTCCGCTCGTTTCTCCTTTAATAATTCTTCGACCTGTGCCAACTCCTGACGAGACCTGATCACTTCGGTCGCCGGGCAAACTCTCCCTTTGTCCCATTCCGGATATTTCCTAACGTCGTTATAAATAACGTAACGAAAATGTAAGTTATaatgattgaaaaaataaattgacaaaattatactaaatatttattttaaaatttattaaaaatataattctttctaTTATTAAGAGACTAAAGTAATTCTATTGTACTATTCGCTTCTTATTATCGATTATTACGTGTTACAATAAATTCATCTATTTCGCGCATCTTTACTCTTACGTTCctcatataatttctttttacctATGAAccttcaatatattaaataagaatattgtACTGCAACGTTTATAACcatctaattattttctaattattttttatttacgttacTTGATAGTTTGACGTTCCTCTTGCTTGGATATAAAATACTCCAAGACTGCATTCTGCGAATTGGTAGGGATTACAGCTCTTTGCACAAGTTCTCCCGATGTagccatttttttttccttaaaatgcccgcgatttttaacaaaaaaacgtGTCAATACGAGAACGTATACAcgcttttacaaaaatgtcaaAGAAGGAAGCATGTATCCATCGTGCACGACCGATCGATCAAACAAATTGAATGTAGTCGTGTACATACACACGTAAGCGCGCACGAGCGcacgagagaaagatagagagaaaagCGAGACGAGAAACACGTGGCAGGCCCGAGTGGTGGGAAAGTCGAAGGCAGAGGAGAGGCATTGCTGAAAATAACGAACCGGGCTTTATTCATATTGTACACTTTATACAAGAGCTAACAACGaccttattaaaaaaagaaatgcataTAGCGTCATTGGATACCGCGCGCGAGTGAAAGACATAGATGAGACAGGGGAGGAAGGGGGGAAAGTTAGCGAAGATGATAAAACCGGTATATCCGTTCACGAGTGGACTTCCTGGCCGAGTAGAGAAAGTTGCTTGAGCAATTGCTTGGCGTTGATGAAGGTCGTGGAGCCGTAGATCACCCGTTTGTTCACCCCGGCTCCGCTTCGTTGCTTCATATAGTCCGCCAGGTTCTGGTACTCGATGTAATTGCCGCCCCCCACCACGAAGACTATCACGTCCTGGAACGTCGGCCGATTCTTCGGCATCTGCTCGGTGTGCTTAAGCTGCTTCGGGTCCAGGTAAAGGTAGTCCTCGGTGCGCGACGACTGCTTGGACTCCATCAGCTCGTCCACGATCTTGGTCACGGGTAAATTGTGCCTCTTCACAACCAGATTCTTCACGCCCTCCATGACGAACGACGAGCCCTGAGTCATCAGCTTGGAGAACATACTGACCGTCTTGGTGCCGCCGCCCTCGTAGCTACTCTGGATCTCGGCTATCCTAGTGTAATTGCGCAAACGCTTCACATATATCAGCGGGTTCAGGTTGCAGCCGGCCGCGGTGAGCGCCGCCTCTAGCTTATCGTATTCCGCGTCGGACATATTCGTGCAAATGTAATAGATAATGGCGAGACGTAACTTGTCCTCGGGGGTGCCGCAATCCGGATCGCCGATCGTCTCCAGCACGCTTCGGTCGAGCGTCTGCTTGCTCATGATCTTCTCCTCGAGTTCGAAGAACGTGTCGAGCCGCCTAGACTTGATAGCGTTCAGGATACCGGTGGCCACCGACGTGTGCATGTCGATCAGCCGCTTCATTTCCAGGAGCTGCGGCAACGAGTTGACGGCGCTCGTCAGCCGCGCCGTATTGCTGGATACCATGGACAACGCCACCTCGCTGTCGTTGTCGATGCCCATCGACGTTTTGAGCTTCTTGACGTCCTCCTCGAAGGTGCGATACTGCTCTAACTCCTCCTGAATCGCTTCGGCGACTCGGGGGAATGGGCTGCCCTTGTGCTGGCACCAGAAGCGATCTCGATTGTCCAGCTCGTAAGCGCGCGTCTTGGAGCGCGTCCCGCCCGCGGGAGAACGTCCCACGCTCTCCTCTACGACGAGCCGGTTCAACGCCATCTCCAGCACGTCGTGCGCCAGCGCCTGGTACGTCCAAGTGTGATGCAGCGGCGTGGCCATATCGACGTTACGGTCCAGCACAATGAGCAGTGGTCGCTGGAAACTATAATGGCCAGTCGCAGCAGATGCCTCGCCCTCGAACAAATTGTTCCTCGCGTCCCACACGTTGTCCCGTAGCTTCTTGTCGATCATCTTGGCAACCATCTCGGCGGCGTTGCCTCTGGGACACCGTATGATCGGCACAGTGCCCAGGGTGACAAACACTGAAAACAGACAGTCAACAATAATGTCCATTACCGACTCCATCTCGCTGTCCTTGACGTCGCCGCGATTGATCGCGTGGTAGGATATCACTTCGCTGTTCTGATGCCGCAGAACGAACAGGTCATCCTCCAGACTGATGAAGTTCAGGTACTGATCGAACACCTTATGGATGCTGGCGACAACGCCGCCGAGcagcgccgccgccgccaggTCCTCCATCCGCTGCCGGCTGATCGGCGAGATGAAGTTGAGGTGATAGATATCGTACAGACCGTTCTGCAGGTCCTGCCCGATCCTGCCGAGATTCTCGTCCGTGGGCGCGCAAAAGTAGATAGCCGGCACCTCGGGGATCGGGTCGCGGTCCGAGTGTAGCTGCATGTGCAACGTGATCCCGAGCTCGCGCAGCTCCTTGACGGAGATCAGCGGCGATATGATGTCCTGGCCGAGGCGATCGTAGACGAGGATCTTCCACATGGGCATCGCGTCCTCGTACGACCGCGGCTCGGGCTGATTCAGGTTCAGCATCTGTTTCAAGGCGTTTATCTGGCGGTCGCGTAGGCTCATCGTGACGGGCCTGTCGAGGAACCTAACCTCGCACACGACACCTCGTATACACGTACGCGCTCGGGAGCCAGAGAGTCAAGTTACGTGGCTCGTATACGTCGCTGCGATCCCCGAGAGACGTCGAATGCGCGCCCGGTGTAGCACCGGTAAAGCGGAATTCtaggaaatttataaatctcaTGCGCCCTTATAACTGCCTTGAGCTGTCAAAACTATTCGACGGATACCAGGACACGACGACAACGACACGTCACGTTTTTCGTGGTCGATAAGTTTGCACGACTTTGCTTGTAAAGCAGCAACTTTACTTATCTAcattagataattataatacagttTCTTATCGGTGCACATGAGACAAATTCGCGCCAAAAACATGtatgaattaatttatgtagattttgaaataataataataatattataaaaatgggCACTGAAATaaaagtgtataaaaaattgtaaaaaaaattttttttattgttttcctCAGATTGtagaattttgttttaacatatatttattttggaaaaattttaaattgtaaatatttaaaacatttttaagcatttataaaacataataataaataataaacattataataatgtcttaaaattaaataattctgcaCGCTGCAATTTTTACGGCCAATCTCAACAACTGTAAAATAGCAACAGGTCGATTGATGCATTTGTTACAAATCGTGCGACAAacaataatttctgcaataagctgacaattgcagagaataccgaatttttacaatacacagagcattgtaaaaaataattactgcaataggctgacaattgcagaaaatattgaatttttacaatacacagagcattgtaaaaaataattactgcaataggctgacaattgcagaaaatatcgaatttttacaatacacagagcattgtaaaaaataattactgcaataagctgacaattgcagaaaatatggaatttttacagtacacagagtgttgtaaaaaataatttctacaataggctgacaattgcagaaaatatcgaatttttacgatacacagagtgttgcaaaaaataatttctgcaataggctgacgaataaaaattatttaagtatttaagtataaagctgtatgtataaaattaaaataatgttgaaaacatcaaataaatcattatcacaattcataaaaagaattaacaaatttgatacatattaatgttattttaatgttataataaactaCGAtagagttataattaaataaaatcttagtttatgttatattgtattagtttatgatttacaaaatcttaaattattttttgcttactgAGATGTGTACGTTACACTTACCAGTTATGATCTGCGATGCCGTTCTATACAGCGCCGGGTCGTTCCACCTCCGTCGCCTTctgaaaatgagaaaaaaatgcaattaagaaTGGCGATAGAAGTTTCTTTCCTGCCCACAGTCAACTTCGTGGGCCACGATTAACGTATCGCGATCTGCGTTCGAACGTATGGATATGTACGCATTcgagcaaatattataattgtgacGCAAATTTAACGTAAATAAGACATTTACCGATTAAATACTTTGTGATATCACTTGTTCTAGCAGCGGCGGTCGTTCCATATTCGTTGCGTTCTGAAAATAACGagttaatgttaattaaaatgaggCGGTTTCATTTATCGTGCGGATTAACTTCGCGCGGTGATTCCTTGGCTCTCTTCGCGGAGTTAagagagatataaaaaaataacgatggCGCCATCACCCGGCAGCGACAGATTACACATTAATGACCCAATTATCGATCGCCACGCAACAGTGGCTAGATCGATAAGGTCTACGACTATCTTACCCTGCGTAAGATGCCTAGAAATGAATTATCAGGCGAGACAACTCTATGCACGTAACCTGCACTCAAATTTTTCGTACATTGACCgacgtaatttttttgaacacttttttataataattgtcgCATTATCGCGAAAATGCGATTATCACGTACGTTAATCGCTCCGATCGCTCGCgagaataattatacaaaaaataccaaaatgtgaaataaaatgtgtcgAGACGTGAAGCGCGATGAGACTTATTCGACCGTTCAATGACTTTTGTTACAATGTCGAATTGAATGTAAATTTCACTTACCAATCGAACGTCGCAACGATATCCGCTCCCAGGGCCAATACATCTCAGGATTATTACGGATTCTGCAAGAGAAAAAGGAACGCTGTTAATTAACATGGCGAAGGGATGAGATACTTTTCCCGCGTAATCGACTTTCGCACGGATATGCGAATGTCGGATATTACGGTTGCATGCGACCGCTCCACGCATCGCGATCTACGTTTAAACAAGGATACGCGTTCAAACGGAACACGATATAAGATGAATATACGTTATAATTACCAATTAGACAAATTGCGATGCCACTCGATCGGGAGCTGATCTGTCCCGTGCCCCGTTCCGTTCCGGAAAGAAAGTGAACCCAGCGTCCCGTTCCGTTCCGGAAGGCATGTGAACCCCTAATAACAGAGAACTGTATTAAGTTGGCTCGAGCCAGAGATGATCATCTCTAGCGCTAACTTCACGCGTCAAGATGAGTGCTtctgcaatatatataatatatactgttTTGAACTTTGCGTTTTTCACACTAATAaagctaattattattaattcatgtttcacaaattgtaattacttttacataaagataaaaagtatgcgtaaattaaaatatgagtcAAATCGATCTCCCACATCGATCGACAATTGATTCGATAGAttcgttatatatattatgaaaacaattatcattaaatattatattattaaataaattattttatctatacattaaatttatataaagtaacaaaaaaatattgtttttttaataaaaatgtatttttttatttacaataatttttccagTCGGTTTGGGAACATTGATTCCGTCGTGACGGAACTAACCTTGAAAATACCTCCCTGTTTTGATTTTACTTGGAAGGAGGTAGTTCAATGTAgcaggtttaattaattaagaaagattGGGatgcgacgacgacgaaacGCATAATATCcagtttaaaaagaagaagaagacgaaaCCTTTAAGGAAACGCGAAGCTTCTCGGTTTGAcagcgagagagaaaatgtCCAAGTTAGGATTCcacattattctgttttttattaattatgtagcATATAACTTAGATTAAGAGATTTATTTCAAGGAGAAAATCGAGGAGATGAAGATCATTCAGAAACTCCGCGAGAGACCGGCTGGCGTCGATATTGTTGGTTTGGCGCTTGAAGAAAGCGTCTCATTCGTGTGTTGACGGTAAGACACTTTTATATGCAAacgtaataaaagtaaaatacacGATAGATAGGAAAGGTAACGCGAGGTctattaatttagttggatccctttaatatgaaaaccaGAAGAATGGTAAATATGGCTGCGCTGAAGAACACAAAACAAGCTGAACAATGCATACATACGACACCAGCATTGGAATGCAATTTAACGCAGAGAACAATAAATGCAATGAGGATGAAGAAATGTACGTACAGCGACGTttgcttctttttctcttacgtttattattgatatttaatcagggaatgtattttattgaaattattaatcattgcATTTGTATATCTTGTATCCTTATATAACTATTTCTGTTTACATGGTCAAGTATATAGAAGAAGAATTGTCGAAGCgcaagagtaaaaataataacgatgCATCGAATAGTACGAATAATGATAAGGGATTATATTGCTCGCCAGAGGAAGCAGTGTTGCGGTACCAGAATATTTGAGGCAGAGTTTGACCAATCGTAATGAGGAAATGCTTTTGAATCAAATGCTATCTGGTATTCAAGAAGTCAATCTTGGCATAGAGTaagtacatttatattacaattatacaataaatatttttaaaatgttaaatgtatatcgcATGCAAGTGTGTGGAATTAACTTGTCAAAGTTAAAGCAACGTTAAGTGAAGATTCAACTTTATTTGTAGTTgtacagtttttaaaacaaaagttttataatcaatatttttcttaaaagcacaattaattttcagaaccaaaatttgtaatattgaagCTACAAAGGAAGCAAAATTTAAACTTCTTTGGGACagacacaaaaaaaagatggACTCTCACAGTTTGTTTCTGCAAATATAGCTGTGAATTTTGTACAACACAACAGATGtatgaattttattcttgttatttttcaTAGATAGGATTGGATCAGTATTCcagttaataaacaaatagaaaaaaatcaatatataattatcattttcaagtaaaaaatattattttaattaaattgatataaagtttaaatttaaacaaatatttgcaatttattattttgaagtcttattattctaatatttttcttaaacaattatttactgGTAATTGTTCTGCAACTGCTGCAGTGATCCTATGCATACATGAAATACACATGATATATATAGTATTCCTaagttatcaaaaatttattaactacatTAACATTTACTAACTACgcattctttgtttttatacatttaaattatttacgttaGATATAATTGTgaatgaaatttattgtaattttagtcAACATAGAAGACTCAGATTTCCAAAAGTCACAGCAGGAATCtggaaacaagaaaaaatgcaCTACCAAAGAAGACATTcaaggaaaatgaaaaaataatggagAGAAGGCGACGGACGATTATGAGAGATTTAAAAAGCAATTCAGACGATTTTGAATTAGAATTGcacaattaattatgttattttatactctttgaATTCATATAAGTAAATGTTGATAATTTCTTACATATATCagatgttttttaattgtaatttaaatttaagaatc
This genomic window from Monomorium pharaonis isolate MP-MQ-018 chromosome 8, ASM1337386v2, whole genome shotgun sequence contains:
- the LOC105838802 gene encoding protein sly1 homolog, with product MSLRDRQINALKQMLNLNQPEPRSYEDAMPMWKILVYDRLGQDIISPLISVKELRELGITLHMQLHSDRDPIPEVPAIYFCAPTDENLGRIGQDLQNGLYDIYHLNFISPISRQRMEDLAAAALLGGVVASIHKVFDQYLNFISLEDDLFVLRHQNSEVISYHAINRGDVKDSEMESVMDIIVDCLFSVFVTLGTVPIIRCPRGNAAEMVAKMIDKKLRDNVWDARNNLFEGEASAATGHYSFQRPLLIVLDRNVDMATPLHHTWTYQALAHDVLEMALNRLVVEESVGRSPAGGTRSKTRAYELDNRDRFWCQHKGSPFPRVAEAIQEELEQYRTFEEDVKKLKTSMGIDNDSEVALSMVSSNTARLTSAVNSLPQLLEMKRLIDMHTSVATGILNAIKSRRLDTFFELEEKIMSKQTLDRSVLETIGDPDCGTPEDKLRLAIIYYICTNMSDAEYDKLEAALTAAGCNLNPLIYVKRLRNYTRIAEIQSSYEGGGTKTVSMFSKLMTQGSSFVMEGVKNLVVKRHNLPVTKIVDELMESKQSSRTEDYLYLDPKQLKHTEQMPKNRPTFQDVIVFVVGGGNYIEYQNLADYMKQRSGAGVNKRVIYGSTTFINAKQLLKQLSLLGQEVHS
- the LOC105838805 gene encoding coiled-coil domain-containing protein 63 isoform X1, which gives rise to MAYKQQPVQDELELETMAEAELSRLKRQYRIMENDRAACAEDARLQLRNQQNAIDRLEYEKAELVLAIKTARSKAFTRKDVEMDEKLRCLLTKRAKYLELIENEKRQIAELNEQIGKLSKDVTSMKMKVRTDLQSREIAAQHSKTILMLENRAEVATKRFNLVIAENAKLRAEIETMLKARAQFMVMWNKLTGQLNTGKQIINDLIEQATVTFNQRDEELNKIQALRERGIRDLKNHTSEMCELKRTLDNEMKLQEFLGVKGQFREMVDLNAKRKAERQARREEKQNKIAAFTQILQTIKQFTGEQEIDKLTAHFIKQEEENFALFNYVNELNDELESLQARMEQLTVAIDEARALNVHRDEQQAETLEKITKELEKQTALADAAEENLAQCNNVMDKLLHGIDGLFKAIHCDNSPILELLGDNTQVTTSNVMLYLGIIEKQITEMFHKVYWVDKESKAPQLRVDEERKPRLKVPALNRIVPTQPCVL
- the LOC105838806 gene encoding coiled-coil domain-containing protein 42 homolog; translated protein: MATSGELVQRAVIPTNSQNAVLEYFISKQEERQTIKKYPEWDKGRVCPATEVIRSRQELAQVEELLKEKRAEQEMKRKCLDEQWQEARKQQLQLRQSLIKFNTLVKENVEKRERAEQKIKEEHERQEKFKQEIEELEQKLRYMRDVRDKMQRYVGEYRKYQNYLDRVVNETGEFQSINEIFNRYETLLEARQALSDHQDRNLQMLEKKGTEIHHLTETKTQVLMGLNNKLAELQARYDWAKAEALKWETIVSKIKETAAAKNLELTQVKACCWNIYQQICKRKEIPVQVSSEDVEQQLIHIKRTVLELKRIIKTVKKRMREEEKGLPHTCE
- the LOC105838805 gene encoding coiled-coil domain-containing protein 63 isoform X2, which gives rise to MAYKQQPVQDELELETMAEAELSRLKRQYRIMENDRAACAEDARLQLRNQQNAIDRLEYEKAELVLAIKTARSKAFTRKDVEMDEKLRCLLTKRAKYLELIENEKRQIAELNEQIGKLSKDVTSMKMKVRTDLQSREIAAQHSKTILMLENRAEVATKRFNLVIAENAKLRAEIETMLKARAQFMVMWNKLTGQLNTGKQIINDLIEQATVTFNQRDEELNKIQALRERGIRDLKNHTSEMCELKRTLDNEMKLQEFLGVKGQFREMVDLNAKRKAERQARREEKQNKIAAFTQILQTIKQFTGEQEIDKLTAHFIKQEEENFALFNYVNELNDELESLQARMEQLTVAIDEARALNVHRDEQQAETLEKITKELEKQTALADAAEENLAQCNNVMDKLLHGIDGLFKAIHCDNSPILELLGDNTQVTTSNVMLYLGIIEKQITEMFHKVYWVDKESKAPQLRVDEERKPRLKVPALNRIVPTQPCVLCVEQEQMQFVTEGLEVPLTRAEAMQKLQQRLTEDYTEMLHNVSACHLPAARKIMQRRYQ